In a genomic window of Papilio machaon chromosome 4, ilPapMach1.1, whole genome shotgun sequence:
- the LOC106713874 gene encoding mucin-17, which yields MKGLHFVEHPVCEEEGTVYAAGSAMGSATACEQCFCLGGSRRCVRPQCLRPPLGCRARPAPGVCCPQRYYCEHPTTKPPDEHHLHDCQVEGQWVAEGERVEARDGAACSQCFCLRGAVRCQALACAPPLLGCRPLLEAGQCCPHQYQCVFQQRQGLPDFHTQPILDNTLSSFQNKDRSFRSAPPIEQYNVTKALSITVTDKTTTSLMGDEHDSTATTKVKRKTSDSSTQTTSKSTEGLTAATPTAQTTTKVIVSTDRMTSQATEASTPEEDATEQPESSVKIIINGTINCTAELSTTTVTINSTKANETENYSDVENIQARIPNIAQSFESHTYNPNDIITDRNYNEDFDENESYIINVTSSLISSLRTNNTLSSPAPSATKVTNAEAPDTSSIQNSSKKTKDEYEYYYNKPTLPPSLPNLKIIPFVAADAVVDDDTSSKKSHAYPIVDRHDKYPVYFPSGEGKDDPFATRREDLYNPTQFPIFLSKNIESAQYPLSAHEVHLTNEYPSNGDIITSVHEYSVTTALGSDLTQANKATTKLPGHNTKIELDTPVVNLFSPPMETEGGFIPKDPAINDDFYALYTSSTPAGAIVPHLTTSMQLDTTKECVSEDGQRVVEGEAISLACSVCTCAWGELQCSARPCDSPPGCRRRPTSASSQDLCCGDLICNSGNKTTPSPQFLSTRSLPVISFVNKSQEISANSSDVFTELNIVDNTTLQSYTPTTAPPKIITTMSSTVINEERFKSEVTNINLEQSSTEKNEQSSKPTTVAVDSEKDNDNSQEYDDDSDDDGFSLGSVLKLLLSDSYATTTAAPVKQSTVPVTQITNIVTKTTQAPKTTTKRQPFKSSSPLASVTNRPPYMPVKHHQPQSAINRIDHLILGESTAIKKMTPRPTTVPFKPIPTRKPAPAKMSTSEKPFITTKPVEVTKKSDYVQYTSITQDNVRPSTSNHLSGGLGPGFLKLAGCNIYGKMYRVERIIAELSSSCQECRCTELGVQCRQLGCSNTTG from the exons ATGAAAGGACTACACTTTGTAGAGCACCCGGTATGTGAGGAGGAGGGCACGGTGTACGCAGCGGGCTCGGCGATGGGCTCGGCGACAGCGTGCGAGCAGTGCTTTTGTTTGGGAGGTTCGCGACGCTGCGTGCGGCCCCAATGCTTGCGCCCGCCTCTGGGCTGTCGCGCCAGGCCTGCGCCCGGCGTCTGCTGTCCGCAGCGATACTACTGTGAGCACCCCACCACCAAACCTCCCGACGAACACCACCTGCACG ATTGCCAGGTAGAGGGGCAGTGGGTGGCGGAGGGGGAGCGCGTGGAGGCGCGCGATGGCGCGGCATGCTCGCAATGCTTCTGCCTGCGCGGCGCCGTGCGCTGCCAGGCGCTGGCCTGCGCGCCTCCGCTTCTAGGCTGCAGGCCGCTGCTGGAGGCTGGCCAGTGCTGCCCTCATCAGTACCAATGTGTCTTCCAACAACGGCAAG GATTGCCAGATTTTCACACTCAACCCATATTAGACAACACTTTGAgttcatttcaaaataaagatCGATCCTTCCGCAGCGCTCCACCGATAGAACAATATAATGTGACGAAGGCATTGTCGATTACCGTAACGGATAAAACTACGACCTCGTTGATGGGTGATGAACACGATTCAACTGCAACGACcaaagttaaaagaaaaacaagtgACTCATCGACCCAAACTACGAGTAAATCGACAGAAGGCTTAACTGCAGCGACGCCAACCGCACAGACGACGACCAAAGTCATCGTCAGCACGGACAGAATGACGTCGCAGGCTACGGAGGCCTCGACACCCGAGGAAGATGCCACGGAGCAGCCCGAGAGCTCCGTCAAAATTATCATCAACGGAACAATTAATTGTACGGCCGAATTATCGACAACCACCGTAACTATAAACTCTACCAAGGCAAACGAGACGGAAAACTATTCTGACGTAGAAAACATCCAAGCGCGAATACCTAACATAGCTCAGAGTTTTGAATCTCATACATACAATCCGAACGATATCATCACCGACAGAAATTACAACGAGGACTTTGATGAAAATGAGTCTTACATCATAAACGTGACCAGTTCTCTGATAAGCTCGTTGCGCACCAACAACACGCTTAGCAGCCCGGCGCCCTCGGCCACCAAAGTGACGAATGCGGAGGCCCCGGACACAAGTAGCATCCAAAACAGTTCTAAGAAAACTAAGGACGAGTATGAATATTACTACAACAAGCCGACGTTACCGCCATCGCTACctaatttaaa GATCATTCCTTTCGTTGCAGCGGACGCCGTCGTGGACGATGACACGTCATCGAAGAAAAGCCACGCGTATCCCATTGTTGATAGACATGACAAATATCCCGTGTACTTCCCGAGCGGGGAGGGGAAGGATGATCCTTTTGCGACGAGGCGAGAGGACTTGTATAACCCCACTCAgtttccaatatttttatcaaaaaatatagaatcGGCGCAGTACCCACTATCTGCACACGAGGTACACCTCACGAATGAGTACCCCAGTAACGGTGACATAATAACATCAGTCCACGAGTACAGCGTTACCACTGCGCTCGGCAGCGACCTGACGCAAGCGAACAAAGCGACTACCAAACTACCCGGACACAATACCAAGATTGAACTGGATACTCCGGTCGTTAATTTGTTCTCACCACCAATGGAAACTGAAG gagGATTTATACCAAAGGACCCGGCTATAAACGATGACTTTTATGCTTTGTACACCAGCAGCACCCCGGCCGGAGCCATTGTGCCACATTTGACTACTTCCATGCAACTTGATACTACCAAAG aatgtGTGTCGGAAGATGGTCAGAGGGTGGTCGAAGGAGAAGCGATCAGCTTAGCATGTTCCGTGTGCACCTGCGCCTGGGGAGAGCTGCAGTGCTCGGCTCGGCCGTGCGACAGCCCACCCGGTTGCAGGAGGCGCCCCACCAGCGCTTCTTCTCAAGATTTATGTTGCGGCGATCTTATTTGTAACTCAG gaaacaagaCTACACCTTCCCCACAGTTTCTGTCCACACGGAGTTTACCTGTAATATCATTCGTAAATAAATCTCAAGAAATATCAGCAAATAGTTCTGATGTATTTacggaattaaatatagtagaCAATACGACGCTCCAATCTTATACACCGACGACTGCTCcaccaaaaataataactacaaTGTCCTCAACGGTGATAAACGAGGAGCGGTTTAAGTCAGAAGTGACAAATATCAATTTAGAACAAAGTTCCACAGAAAAGAATGAACAAAGTAGTAAACCAACAACAGTCGCAGTAGATTCAGAAAAGGATAATGATAATTCACAGGAATATGATGACGACAGTGATGATGATGGATTCTCATTGGGAAGCGTTTTAAAACTGTTGTTAAGTGACAGTTACGCAACGACAACAGCTGCACCGGTAAAACAATCGACAGTGCCAGTTacacaaataacaaatatcgTTACAAAAACAACGCAAGCGCCAAAAACAACAACGAAGAGACAACCGTTCAAATCCTCTTCTCCGCTCGCCTCGGTTACGAATCGTCCACCTTACATGCCTGTAAAACATCATCAACCCCAAAGTGCAATAAACCGTATCGATCATTTGATTTTGGGTGAATCGACCGCTATTAAGAAGATGACCCCTCGTCCTACTACGGTACCGTTTAAGCCGATTCCGACCAGAAAGCCCGCCCCAGCAAAAATGTCCACGTCCGAAAAACCTTTCATCACAACGAAACCAGTTGAAGTTACTAAAAAGTCTGATTATGTTCAGTACACGTCCATTACGCAAGATAATGTTAGACCGTCCACTTCGAACCACTTGAGCGGTGGTCTAGGCCCTGGGTTCTTGAAACTGGCCGGATGCAACATCTACGGTAAAATGTATCGCGTCGAGAGAATAATAGCTGAGCTGTCGTCTTCGTGCCAGGAGTGCCGGTGCACGGAGCTGGGCGTGCAGTGTCGCCAGCTCGGCTGCTCCAATACGACTGGATGA